CCAGCTACAATACTCCCGCCGTCGCGACACTTTGCCCATCACGCGGGATTATATTCAGCGAGAAGAAGAACGCCTGCGAAAGCTGGGGTAGGATGGAAACTGAAGCAGGGCTTAGTCGCCCTGGCCCGGCTCCGGTGAGAAGAACTTCTCGAACTTGCCCTCGACACTTTTGAATTCATCGGCATCGGCGGGTGCCGCACGGCTGCGCGTGATGTTCGGCCATTGCGCGGAGAAGGTCGTGTTCAACTCGAGCCACTTCTCCAACCCGTTCTCGGTATCGGGCAGGATCGCTTCGGCTGGGCACTCAGGCTCGCAAACACCACAGTCGATGCAC
This genomic stretch from Sphingomonas paeninsulae harbors:
- the fdxA gene encoding ferredoxin FdxA — its product is MTYVVTDACIKCKYMDCVEVCPVDCFYEGDNMLVINPSECIDCGVCEPECPAEAILPDTENGLEKWLELNTTFSAQWPNITRSRAAPADADEFKSVEGKFEKFFSPEPGQGD